In Bradyrhizobium sp. WBOS07, the genomic window ACCAAGAGAGCCTCATGCGCCTCTGGCGCGAAAAGCGAGGCGAGGCGGAGCCGCAGAATCTCTCAGACAACCTCATTGTCCAGCTCGGCACCGTGACCGAGGTCTTGAACCGCGCCTGGTATCAACGCGCAAGCGGGCACACGGTCAAGGACATCCAGAAGCGCGTTCGCCATCCCGTCCACAAATGGATGGCGGCAACGCTGGACGGGACCGTCGAGCAGACCGGCGCCGTCTTCGAAGCCAAATTCATGCTGCCTTGGGCCTTCACCGAGGAAGCCGCGGCTGAGAAGCACATGGCCCAGCTGCAGCACAATATGTGGGTCACCGCATCCCGCTCAGCCGTTCTCTCGATTATTACCGGTGGCGGCAAATGGGTCGAGATCAAGATCCACGCTGACCCGCTCTATCAGCATCTGCTACTCACCGCCGAGAAGAAGTTCTGGCGCTGCGTCCAAAGCGGCGAGCCGCCCGCCCTGTTCAACATCGAGACGCCACGCCCCCGACTGGAAGCGGTCAGGGTTGTCGACATGTCCACGTCCAACCAATGGGCGGAGCTGGCGGCCACCTATCTTCGAACCCGAGCTGCGCATGGCGAGCACGAAACGGCCAAGGCGGACCTAAAAAAGTTGATGCCGGAGGACGCCAAGGAGGCGGTAGGCCATGGCATCAAGGCCAAGCGCTCCAAGTCCGGCGCGATCAGCTTCGAGGCGCAGGCGGCGGAGGGATCCCATGCATCAGTCCAGTGAGCGCATCGGGACCATCGCCGCCGCCCTCGCCCGGGCCCAGGCTGAACTCACGAACCCCGAGAAGACCCTGACCGCCGTGATCCGGTCGCCCTTCCCGCGGGAGGATGATCGAAGCTTCCGGTACGCTTCCCTCGCCTCGGGCCTAGACATCGTCCGCAAGACGCTGAGCCAGCAGGAGATCGCCACTGTCCAGACCACCCGGATCGAACAGGTCACCGGTCAGATCCACCTCACCACTCTGCTCGCCCACGCCTCCGGGGAATGGATCTCCTCGGACTTACCGGTCTGCGCCTCCAAGGAGGTCGAAGCGCCGCGCCGGATGGGCGCGGCGCTGACCTATGCCCGCCGGTATGCCCTATTTGCCCTCGTCGGGATCGCCGGAGAGGATGATTTGGACGCACCGGACCTCATGACAGGGCCTCCCGCCGCCCCCGAGCCGCAGGCCGCGTCAGGACCGAAAAGAAGGCCGCCAGGCGGGTCTTTGAACCGCCCCCCGTTGTTGCCCGCCGAACGCTCCGCCGAGCTCTTGGACCGCCTC contains:
- a CDS encoding YqaJ viral recombinase family protein; the protein is MEPQHHIIRFNPNDRRHFIGGSDARIIMGDDQESLMRLWREKRGEAEPQNLSDNLIVQLGTVTEVLNRAWYQRASGHTVKDIQKRVRHPVHKWMAATLDGTVEQTGAVFEAKFMLPWAFTEEAAAEKHMAQLQHNMWVTASRSAVLSIITGGGKWVEIKIHADPLYQHLLLTAEKKFWRCVQSGEPPALFNIETPRPRLEAVRVVDMSTSNQWAELAATYLRTRAAHGEHETAKADLKKLMPEDAKEAVGHGIKAKRSKSGAISFEAQAAEGSHASVQ